TTTCCAGCTGTTTGTTCAATTCTACGTGTCTCTCATATCTGGTTTTCCATTCATTATCTTAAAGAACAAATACAGAATTGTTATATTTCCCAGATTAGTTCATGTCATTTTaagcaaaagcatttttaaatctGTTCCTTTTAACTAACTGGAGACTGTTAAAGTCTTCACTTAGTAATCCTCATAATAAGCATCTTTGCATATAAAAGAGCTTGAAAATATAAATCAAGGGAAATTTTCACTAGGCTTACTGTGGTCAGAATATTAACCAACTCTGTGAATTTATATTATTCATAGTTTCAttaataattaaacaaaaaaagctaGTGTGGCCACAAGTACTATTTCTTAATTTCACATCTGAATCACCACAGTTATAATAGTCatgtttgaaaaacaaaaatttaaatttctaaataaaaatttgagTCCCTGTAGGTCCTTCCTATAATAATTATTTATCTGTGTTTCCCAATCAATTAGAAAGATTGTTGTAATTCACTTACCTTCATTTTCAATACTGTTAAGGCCTTTTTCCAGTTCTGTTACAGTGTTTCTCAGTTCAAATATTGAGCTTTCAAGCATCTGCCTGAGGTATTAAAAGAAGTCAATAAATTGCTACACGAGTCAATAATTGGCTCTTGCACTAGTCCTATTATTGAAATCAGATCAAATATATATTCAGAAAATTGATTCAGAAGATTCAGATCTATTGATCATTTCTATGTAGTTAGACTGTCCATTCTTAAATGTATTGAAAAATGGTTACTACAGTGCTTTTAAAACAATGATGCATTTCTACTTTGCGAATAAAACTACTTCCACAAAAACCCAAGATAGACATTTcctaaaatataataattttctaGCCATCtatcagaatttaaaaaatgtagagGGGACAGTGACCCTAGATTTTCATCTAAAAGAAGATGCTCAACAagtatgttttttaaaacaagaataCACCTGAGAGATGTGCGTTTTGAAATTCTGAATTAGTTCTTCATTTTGACTTACTGCTCAATGATTAATAGTCATTTCCTAAATTGAATCCATATTAAATCCAATCAAAACAAAACGATGTTTTACAACTGTCAGAAAAGAAAGTGAGTAATTAAAGTAAGAtgagtgttaaaaaaaaatacaggaccTCAACCCAccatttttttttggaaaatatatttttgcccATCCTGTATACTGGTCAACCAGAAAGCTGACAGGTATGATGAAAACCAGGCTCTTTCTGCCTTGGAAGGTATGATCAGAAGCAGAAGGTAGCAGGGGACTTTGACAAGAGTACAACACACCTGGCATGCTTCAGACAAGGTGCTGGGTGACTCTCATCCTTCAAAGTGGCCACATTGTAGTTTAGTGTCTTACAATGTACTCTATGATCTTGATCAAATCAAGAGGACATTACTGATAATTTATTGACCATAATCATGCTAACAGCCTGGTTCTCTGAGGAGGTGTCTATGGAGAAATGCTCCTGCCTGTGAGGTCTCAGGAAATCAGACCACACCAGGATAGGTGcaagcaaaaaacaaaatgcaCAGAAGTGCAGAGGCaatttgtggttttgttctttaaagCTAAGTTTGGAAAGCCAACATTTCAAAAAAACAGCCAATGGTTCTTGGGTACCTCAATTTTTCAGTGCCCAAATTAAGATATTCCAAAAGAACCGAGTACACAAACTCTACAAAGAAGGCCCTTTgggaaatgctttaaaatgcCAATATGATGACTGGTGTCTTTGAAACCTTAGCCTAGTTCCTTAAAACATGCAAGAGAGAAAATTATTAGGCTTCTAATATTTGGGGGGGAGGGAGTGTTTAAAGGAGAGCTGCCATTGTCAACACAGATGttcattttctgaatatgtTCACAAGAAATGGTCTTTAAGAAATAATTATCTAACCTCTGAAAAATCAAATCTCTTGATTACTAAGAAATTGCATCACCTCTTGCACTCTTTGGGCCTACATTCAGTTGGTGACACTTCTTTTTCATAGCTTGAAACAACAGTTTTCAACTGCAAGCTGCAGAAGCAAACCAACTGCTCATAGGGAATTGAATAGGTAAGCTTGGAATAAGGAGGGCTGAAGACCTGAAATTGCAAAGAAATATAAAGAAGAGTAATTTAAGGTAAGCCAAGTTTGTTTTCAGTGAAAGAGACAAACTGGAGAACAGCAGGACAGACATCTTGAATGGCAGGGGAGAGGTGGGGCTTCCAAGCCCTCCTTGCTCATTgctctttttgtcttttccaaCAATTAATTAAGACAGGGGGCACAttggcaaaaaaataattacagtaCTGATAACTTGCTAGACACAAAAAGGATTAGGTGAAACTCAGCCAAAGATAGCCTTGAATCATGACTCAAAAAGCTTTAGATGTAGGAAAACCAAAGGAAATCTGATTGCTGCTGCCTGTTTTCTCCCACTCCAAATAAAAGAGGCAGATGGTtaggaagaagaaagacaaaatCTTACTGCATTGCTGCTATCATTTTAACACAAATAGATAAGGTTTCTGCAAAGCAGATTTCTATCAACTTCTCAGAGtttggaaaagaggaaattatGATGACAGTGAGTGCTAAAATGGgagttttttaaaggaaataacaCTGAAAATTAGAAACAGTCAAAGCTGTaaccagagctgagctgtatcaaaatgaaattgttttcattttcaaagaaatcTTAACTAAGTGCTCAGATGCAGAGGGAAAACACAGGAAGAATAAGCTCTTTAAATCCAGTGTTTCCAGTTTTCAATTTCTGTTACCGTTCCAAGACTAGATACAAAATTTCTTTCATtagattttattattctttctgcACCACTAACAAAACTAGAAGCCAAATTCCAATTACATTTTGTTCTGATATGTACGAAAATGGTAAATTGTCAGGTATCACACTGTAATTGCTACACTGACAGAAAATCTTTATTCCATGTGGCAACAGAAaccagttttttaaaaaatataattgttATTATTCATTTAATGCATCCAGGGTGAAACCACTCTATTTTAGGCAGTGTATATTCAGTAAAATGCAATCCCTGCCCAGACAGAGAAGGGATGTAGAAATAAATCACTTTGAGCAGCTTGGTAAGTATTGCTGGGGTTTAATGTTAATTTAGCATTTCTGGAGTTATTTCTAACTGTGATAGGAAGTGAAGGTCATGCCATGTATGTGTTTGTGTGAATTTAATGCAGCTGTGTATAGCTGGCTACCTGCCCTAAGACTTGGTCTTTGTTTAGAGGGACTGCATTGCACTTTTTACCTGCAACCCCACATAGACATAAATAGTCTATCCAAGGCCTATAAATCTTCTCCATTTCAATGGACAATTTACAGTCATCACAGAAGAAAGCCTGTAAATCCTGAAACCTCACATTTAAGTTATCATGAGAACCTAACCACATCCTTGCATACTAAGCATAACAAAAAAGCTCttgtgaagaaaatgagaaaaaaatatgcagTTCAGATAAGAAGACTCTGATTGAaataacaaaagagaaaaaaatgctacaTTTCTTTTTAAGGCTGTCTACAGGTGTTATTTTACTTGACAATGGCAGCCACTTAGGACGAAAACCATTCTCCTGCACGTTTTGCTACCCAGGTCTGGATATCTGGAACATATATCAGGCAAGAGGCTGCCTAAAGTGATTTTCTATAGTGAAGAGGAAAACTCAGGAGAAAAGTCAGGAGAAGCTCAGGGCAAGTCATCAGCTCTAGGGCATCAGCTCTATAACATGGCAGATGTTTACCGAGTCCTGTAGAAGATAAAATGCAGAGATGCCTTCAGAATCTATGAACAGAGCAGAAACAATATTGCACAGTGCAGGGGCACCACATGGAAGAGCACACACAGTATTGAAAGCTCCTGACTCCGGACTCCTGACACTTGCAGGAGTCAGCAGTGTGCTGGGAAAatgctgcagctttcctggcAAGGAAAgccacaggaaatgaaatttcacaagCCGAAGTAACATACAATTCCATCAACATTACTAAGTAGCTGACATGCATAAATATATGTCTTTAAGACCTCTTTGTCTAATAAGAAGTGCACTGCAGTATTATATgccttatctctctctctctcccagaaACATTTGCCATGACATTTCCCGATCAAAACGTGCACTGAATCTTGATCACAACAATACAGCGCCAGATGTGAGCTGACTTTCACTacagtcagaaaaaaattcgAAAGATTTCACAGTACTACATCCACAATCTTGGAGAATCAGTAGGTACATTAGGAACAGACCCCTTATGGACATGGATGATTCAATTTACTCTGTGAAGTAGAAATCTCTTCTTCAGGACTGATAAATGAGACTTGTAGGTGGACTGTTAGCAAACTGCCTAATTGGCAAAACAACCAGATATGCCAGTAAAAAGACAAGGGTGAGATGGCAGTGAAAGAATACAGACATCTATCTGCAAGCCACTCATCCTCAGCTTGCTTTCTACCCAAGGGAGAGAAACTGGCACCTCCTAGGGTGTGAGTCATCTCATGCTGGAACAGCCAGGCAAAGTAGGTCAGATGAATCACAccttcaaaaagcttttctgtaTTCATTGACTACACATGCCACTGGTTTAGATGGAGATGTCTAACAAGCCTGGTCATTGGCAATTAAGCTGAATAAATAGTTCCTGGGGAACAGACAATAATAATATTGTCAATTTGCACACAAAGAAAATAGCTGTAGAACCCACTTGGAGCTGAAAGTCTTTTACTGGCATGCCAGCACCATAAAGGTTtttattaaatatgtattttgcttttatcCATAAGTAAGTCACCACAACTCAACTTTTTACCTGATCATCATTAATATCATGTGTCAGGTAAAAGAACTGGTGCATGCAGAGGATAACTGATTTTTTTACCCTGAGACACTACTAAGTCAGGAGATTTATAAATGGTCATTTGCTTACACATTGGTGCAAATATATCCAAGCTactttttttgccattttgaaTACATAAGGTGACATTTTGACTCTGTTAGtactgggttttctttttccatttatgAATGAACATTTTATAAAGTCCACAACTGCAGGACTAGTTTGAAGAGGTCTGCAGCTCAGACACTGAAAGAAACATTGTTCAAGCGAAAAATCAGTATGAACAGAATGCTTGAAAACAGTATGTAAATGTAAATATCAAGGGTCTGAATTAAGGCAGCACAGGAGCTTCTGACATTTCCTGTTTCCATTTATTAACACTCAAAAGGCAATCATGTTGTTCAACACAGGGAAAAACGTGTTGCTTCCTAAacaaactggggaaaaaatcaatCCCACCAGGCATGAGCATCAACGATTATCACAGCACTGAAACAAGGGGAAACACTGAAACACTGGAACTGCTGCTTTAGGGAGGGGACTGACTGCTAAAAGGAACAGATCCTCATCTCTGCAAACTGCATGCAGAGACACCATACCTCACTTAGAGGTCTCAGAGATATTTACTGATCCTAGAGACATGTGAAATCCAGTTTTCCACATCAACTCAACACTGTAGAAAGAAGTGTGCATAAAAAACATCTCATTCTCCATTTTATTTGTCTTCCCCCAGCCAGGCATGCACTCATGTAAAAGTCTTCTCTGTCTTTCCCCCAAAGTGGCTTCCCAGCCCAGTGCTTGCCTTGGACACATATAATTCACTCCATAGTAGGTGGTATGGGACTATGTTTCAGATTTGTGATGAAAACTGTTGACAGCACAGTGATGTTTTGGTTACCATCGAGTATTGTTTACACTGGGTCAAAGCCTTTTCTGCCCTCCCTTCTGCCCATGACTGAGAGGGCTGGAGGCGCTCAAGGAGTTAGTTGGGACGGGACATGGCCGGGACAGCTGATCCCACTGACCAAAATGATACCCCATACTAAATCATGTcacattcagaaataaaaactaaggTGTTGGGACTTGCTGGGACTGCTTTGCCTCGGGAAAGGCATTGTCCCACTGGTGGTGAACACCTGGAGGTTTTGCAGCAATTGCTTTTCTTGGGTTTGTTTcccttttgttgttgttgttacttTTTAGTTATTAAAGTGTCTTTGTCTCAACCCGcgatttttctctctttcaccgttccttccttctctccctatCCCACCCTCTGGGTGGAGAGGGAGCGAGCGGCTGCGTGGCGCTAAGCTGCCTACTGCGGTTAACCACGGCAGCCGGCCCTATCTTCCCTTTCGGCTGACATGATTTATCCCGCTTCTTCGTGCTCCCCGTGCCACTCGCATCCCTCGGGCCAGCCCTTCCTGGCGCCCAGCAGAGCGAGCGGCGCTCCCCGCACGGCCGGGCCGCGCTGAGGGGCTCCGGGCACACCGCGGGCCCAGCCCGCTCCCGTACCCGCGGGGGCAGCCGCCATTTTGCCGcagggcggcggcgggagcgcccCACGGGCGGTGTTGCGGAGCCGctcccggagccgccgccgtgCCAGGCCTCGCCGCGTCCCCCGCCGGACTCACTGCTTCTGCCTCTCCCGCCCCAGCTCCAGCGCCAAGCGCTCCGGCTCTGCCGCCCGCCGCCTTCCCCCATTGCCGCCGGCGCTCGTCCCGCTCGCATCCCCCGCGTCGCCGGCGTTGCGCGGGGTGACGGCTGCGAGCCCGAGGGAGGGGCGCGCTGAGGCCACCCCAGCCCCGGATCGGGCACCTCCAGTCCCCGCGGCTCTCCCGCTGCCcagaaagagcagagaggggagaCGGGCTCGGGCGCTACCGCCAGCACCTGCCCCGGCCTCGACGCGCGCCGCCCCATCCCGTCCGCCCGCGTTCGCAGCAGCGCTCGCCCGCCGCTGCTGTGACGGCCCGCGTTTGACGGGCTGTTCTGTCCTCTGTCCCGCGAAATGCCCAGCATGTGGCTCGGCAGCACCAGAAACGGATGGGGGAAATAGGATACAGCTTTGGTCCAGTTAAGAGTTTCGACTGTGTAGGCTGAACTGTGTGCTGAGCTTTTCATGACCTAGGGAAACACAAATGtgtgcagatttttaaaaatgtttcttctggAGGGGAAATAGCGTGATTTTAAGTAGATGCTGTGACCCACATGTGAAGGCAGGCACAGTGCGGTGGAACCTGGCCTACAGCGTGACCAGCCCATCTTTTAGCACTCTCGGTAATTGTG
The sequence above is a segment of the Haemorhous mexicanus isolate bHaeMex1 chromosome 2, bHaeMex1.pri, whole genome shotgun sequence genome. Coding sequences within it:
- the CCDC169 gene encoding LOW QUALITY PROTEIN: coiled-coil domain-containing protein 169 (The sequence of the model RefSeq protein was modified relative to this genomic sequence to represent the inferred CDS: inserted 2 bases in 1 codon), with translation MKDEPQPHAGHFAGQRTEQPVKRGPSQQRRASAAANAGGRDGAARVEAGAGAGGSARARLPSLLFLGSGRAAGTGGARSGAGVASARPSLGLAAVTPRNAGDAGDASGTSAGGNGGRRRAAEPERLALELGRERQKQQMLESSIFELRNTVTELEKGLNSIENEDNEWKTRYERHVELNKQLERQINILRNKVELLCGKPADKLSLVCTFDKMPADSLKEVLKQLEEEKXLQNQLKDYDLRLEREAKAYHKVNDERHLYLSEILQTSAKPKIFERKKPVALTGKGEKQILRGRHSVLGNPKMVNPQTRSIKKTVGVNQLPQLKY